In one Sphingomonas sanguinis genomic region, the following are encoded:
- a CDS encoding MBL fold metallo-hydrolase — MTETIPPPLRAAIVPVTPLQQNCSIVWCTATMKAAVVDPGGDLPRIHDAIAKTGVTVEKILLTHGHIDHAGGAKALSDALSVPVEGPQEEDRFWLARLDEDGQAYGIPAQVLEPTRWLSEGDTVTIGEMTLDVYETPGHTRGHVIFHHAPSHFALVGDVLFQGSVGRSDLPGGDHDTLIRSIVEKLWPLGNETAFIPGHGQPSTFGHERQSNAFVADRVLGLG; from the coding sequence ATGACCGAAACCATTCCGCCTCCGCTCCGCGCCGCGATCGTGCCCGTCACCCCGCTCCAGCAGAATTGTTCGATCGTGTGGTGCACCGCGACGATGAAGGCGGCGGTGGTCGATCCCGGCGGCGACCTGCCGCGTATCCATGACGCCATCGCCAAGACCGGCGTGACAGTGGAGAAAATCCTGTTGACCCATGGCCATATCGACCATGCGGGCGGGGCCAAGGCGTTGTCCGATGCATTGTCGGTGCCCGTCGAGGGGCCGCAGGAAGAGGATCGCTTCTGGCTGGCGCGACTGGACGAGGACGGCCAGGCTTACGGCATCCCCGCCCAGGTGCTGGAACCGACGCGCTGGCTGTCCGAAGGCGACACGGTGACGATCGGCGAAATGACCCTGGATGTGTACGAGACGCCGGGCCACACGCGCGGGCATGTGATCTTCCACCACGCCCCGTCGCATTTCGCGCTGGTCGGCGACGTGCTGTTCCAGGGCTCGGTCGGGCGCTCGGATCTGCCCGGCGGGGATCACGACACGCTGATCCGCTCGATCGTCGAGAAGCTCTGGCCGCTGGGGAACGAGACCGCCTTCATTCCGGGCCATGGCCAGCCCAGCACCTTCGGCCATGAGCGGCAGAGCAATGCGTTCGTGGCGGACCGGGTATTGGGATTGGGGTGA
- a CDS encoding M28 family metallopeptidase, with product MTRLPLIGLAALMLTVSLTAAAPDPISPQRLSADVKTLASDAFEGRAPGTPGEAKTVDWLVAQFKAMGLQPGGPDGQWTQAVPLIRTQIGKGTMQAGAMPLVQGQGIYVSTVRPVDRVAIKDAPMVFVGYGVHAPERGWDDFKGVDLKGKIAVFLVNDPDFEAVAGDDAKGRFGDRRMTYYGRWTYKYEEAARQGAIGALIVHDTAGAGYGWATVTAPAGENYDIVRSDPTSRILLQGWLSGESAGKLFAAAGLDLAQQRARARRADFRPVELKGQRFSADLPVTTVRAESRNVLAKLPGKTRPDEVVMFGAHWDAYGKGKADAQGRTIRPGANDDALGVAGVLELARAFKTAPPTDRSLVFALWTGEERGLLGSETYAVKPVYPLAKTVANLTLDILQTAGPARDVMLVGDGQNDLEDRLKAAAAAQGRTVTPEALPERGLFYRADHFSVARRGVPTLLLMAISGAPDLVAGGRPAGQAWLDGYMRCYHQTCDAWDAGWDLRGAAADVGLLYGIGRDLASSRDWPEWRAGSEFKAIRGESAAERR from the coding sequence ATGACTCGCCTGCCCCTGATCGGCCTTGCCGCCCTGATGCTGACGGTATCGCTGACCGCCGCCGCGCCCGATCCGATTTCGCCGCAGCGTCTGTCGGCCGATGTGAAGACGCTCGCCTCCGATGCTTTCGAGGGCCGCGCACCGGGGACGCCCGGCGAGGCGAAGACCGTCGATTGGCTGGTCGCGCAGTTCAAGGCGATGGGCCTGCAACCCGGCGGGCCGGACGGGCAATGGACGCAAGCCGTGCCGCTGATTCGCACCCAGATCGGGAAGGGGACGATGCAGGCGGGCGCGATGCCGCTGGTCCAGGGGCAGGGCATCTATGTCTCGACCGTGCGCCCCGTCGACCGGGTGGCGATCAAGGACGCCCCGATGGTGTTCGTCGGTTACGGCGTCCACGCGCCCGAGCGCGGCTGGGACGATTTCAAGGGCGTCGACCTGAAGGGCAAGATCGCCGTCTTCCTGGTCAACGACCCCGATTTCGAGGCGGTGGCTGGCGACGATGCCAAGGGCAGGTTCGGCGACCGGCGCATGACCTATTATGGCCGCTGGACCTATAAATATGAGGAAGCCGCACGACAGGGGGCGATCGGCGCGCTGATCGTCCATGACACGGCCGGGGCGGGCTATGGCTGGGCGACGGTGACGGCCCCGGCGGGCGAGAATTACGATATCGTCCGCAGCGACCCGACTTCGCGTATCCTGTTGCAGGGCTGGCTGTCGGGCGAGTCGGCGGGCAAGCTGTTCGCTGCTGCCGGACTGGACCTGGCGCAGCAGCGTGCGCGTGCCCGGCGCGCGGACTTCCGGCCGGTGGAATTGAAGGGGCAGCGTTTCTCCGCCGACCTGCCGGTGACGACGGTGCGTGCCGAGAGCCGCAACGTGCTGGCCAAGCTGCCCGGCAAGACGCGCCCCGATGAGGTGGTGATGTTCGGCGCGCATTGGGATGCCTATGGCAAGGGCAAGGCGGATGCGCAGGGCCGTACGATCCGCCCCGGTGCCAATGACGATGCGTTGGGCGTCGCGGGTGTCCTCGAACTGGCGCGGGCATTCAAGACCGCTCCGCCGACCGATCGCAGCCTGGTCTTCGCGCTGTGGACCGGTGAGGAGCGCGGACTGCTGGGGTCGGAGACCTATGCGGTGAAGCCGGTCTATCCGCTGGCCAAGACGGTCGCGAACCTGACGCTCGACATTCTCCAGACGGCGGGACCGGCCAGGGACGTGATGCTGGTCGGCGACGGGCAGAACGACCTGGAGGACCGACTGAAGGCCGCCGCCGCCGCGCAAGGCCGCACGGTGACGCCCGAGGCGCTGCCCGAGCGCGGGCTGTTCTATCGCGCCGATCACTTCTCGGTCGCGCGGCGCGGCGTCCCGACGCTGCTGCTGATGGCGATCAGCGGCGCGCCCGATCTGGTCGCGGGCGGGCGTCCGGCGGGGCAGGCATGGCTGGACGGCTATATGCGCTGTTATCACCAGACTTGTGACGCGTGGGATGCGGGCTGGGATCTGCGCGGGGCGGCGGCGGATGTCGGGTTGCTATACGGGATCGGGCGCGATCTGGCTTCGTCCCGCGATTGGCCCGAGTGGCGCGCGGGGTCGGAGTTCAAGGCGATTCGCGGGGAGAGTGCTGCGGAACGGCGGTAA
- a CDS encoding ammonium transporter: protein MKHITKMASGAAGLGLTLFVALPAWAQDAAALQSPATAAPAATVNKGDTAWMLTSTVLVMMMILPGLALFYGGLTRAKNMLSTMTQIGAAACLAMLIWVMYGYSLAFGPDVSGGASNFISGLGKAFLKGVTPASQAATFTAGVEIPEYVFICFQMTFAAITAALVLGSVVERMKFSAVMAFTAVWLTIVYFPIAHMVWASSGLFFKAGALDFAGGTVVHINAGVSALVAALILGKRMGYPTTPMPPHSLTLTGVGTGLLWVGWFGFNAGSALEANGSAGLAMINTFVATASGGLSWMLAERLAGHKGSALGFCSGIVAGLVAVTPAAGNSGPFGAIVLGAIASVICFYAVSVLKPKLGYDDALDAFGVHGIGGMIGAIGTAVVYAPSLGGPGAADYVMSSKLLVQLGAVATTIVWAAIGTVIAMYVAKALTGLRVSKEVEQEGLDLGEHGERAYN from the coding sequence ATGAAGCACATCACCAAGATGGCGAGCGGCGCCGCAGGCCTCGGCCTGACGCTGTTCGTCGCGCTGCCCGCCTGGGCACAGGACGCCGCCGCGCTCCAATCGCCCGCCACCGCCGCGCCCGCCGCGACGGTGAACAAGGGCGATACCGCCTGGATGCTCACCTCGACCGTGCTGGTCATGATGATGATCCTGCCGGGCCTGGCGCTGTTCTATGGCGGTCTGACCCGCGCCAAGAACATGCTGTCCACCATGACGCAGATCGGCGCGGCGGCCTGCCTCGCGATGCTGATCTGGGTGATGTACGGCTATAGCCTGGCCTTCGGGCCGGACGTGTCGGGGGGCGCGTCCAACTTCATCTCCGGGCTGGGCAAGGCGTTCCTGAAGGGCGTCACGCCCGCCAGCCAGGCGGCGACCTTCACGGCGGGCGTCGAGATTCCCGAATATGTCTTCATCTGTTTCCAGATGACCTTCGCCGCGATCACCGCCGCGCTGGTCCTGGGTTCGGTGGTCGAGCGGATGAAGTTTTCGGCGGTCATGGCCTTTACCGCGGTGTGGCTGACCATCGTGTATTTCCCGATCGCGCATATGGTGTGGGCATCGTCGGGCCTGTTTTTCAAGGCGGGCGCCCTCGACTTCGCCGGTGGTACGGTGGTGCACATCAACGCCGGTGTCTCGGCGCTGGTCGCAGCACTTATCCTGGGCAAGCGCATGGGTTATCCGACCACGCCGATGCCTCCGCATTCGCTGACGCTGACCGGCGTGGGCACCGGCCTGCTCTGGGTGGGCTGGTTCGGGTTCAACGCCGGCTCGGCGCTGGAGGCCAATGGCTCAGCGGGTCTGGCGATGATCAACACCTTCGTCGCGACCGCGAGCGGCGGCCTGTCCTGGATGCTCGCCGAGCGTCTGGCGGGGCATAAGGGTTCGGCGCTGGGCTTCTGCTCGGGCATCGTGGCGGGTCTGGTCGCGGTCACTCCGGCCGCTGGTAACTCGGGTCCGTTCGGTGCGATCGTGCTGGGCGCCATCGCCAGCGTGATCTGCTTCTATGCGGTCTCGGTCCTGAAGCCCAAGCTCGGCTATGACGATGCGCTCGACGCCTTCGGTGTCCATGGCATCGGCGGCATGATCGGCGCGATCGGGACCGCGGTGGTCTATGCCCCCTCGCTGGGCGGTCCGGGTGCGGCAGACTATGTCATGAGCTCGAAGCTGCTGGTGCAGCTGGGCGCGGTCGCCACCACGATCGTCTGGGCCGCCATCGGCACCGTCATCGCCATGTATGTCGCCAAGGCCCTGACCGGCCTGCGCGTCTCGAAGGAAGTCGAGCAGGAAGGCCTCGACCTCGGCGAGCACGGCGAGCGCGCCTACAACTGA
- a CDS encoding formate/nitrite transporter family protein, whose protein sequence is MADLSGDPLATGIADTLVCLAVWMASGAETVAGMIVAVTAPVTLFVAAGSQHSVANMALLRLGWALDPAGVPLAGIVHNLALSTLGNLIGGGAIVLLLGAVHGALKHR, encoded by the coding sequence ATGGCGGACCTATCCGGCGACCCGCTGGCCACCGGCATCGCCGATACGCTGGTGTGTCTCGCCGTCTGGATGGCGAGCGGTGCGGAGACGGTCGCGGGCATGATCGTCGCGGTAACCGCGCCGGTCACGCTGTTCGTCGCCGCCGGTTCCCAACATTCGGTCGCCAACATGGCGCTGCTGCGGCTTGGTTGGGCACTTGATCCGGCAGGCGTGCCGCTCGCGGGCATCGTTCATAATCTGGCGTTGTCGACGCTGGGCAACCTAATCGGGGGCGGCGCGATCGTGCTGTTGCTCGGCGCAGTGCATGGGGCGTTGAAGCATCGCTGA
- a CDS encoding ABC transporter ATP-binding protein, with the protein MTASTEAAISIQGIAKTYQGGKRALDGVSFDVPRGQIFGLLGPNGAGKSTLINILAGLVMKTEGSASIWGFDIDQHPRNAKASIGIVNQEILFDPFFTPLETLEIQGGLYGVPKAQRRSMELLRAVHLEDKANAYSRTLSGGMKRRLMVAKAMVHSPPVLVLDEPTAGVDIELRQQLWAYVRQLNDRGVTVVLTTHYLEEAEELCDRIAIINHGRLVANEPTRELVGKAQEKVVAVTVDRDVAAVPDHASFGKIVLKGTRTLEITYAKDKVNAGQVLAAVQADGYGIVDVSTKEADLEDVFLSLTRSVSV; encoded by the coding sequence ATGACCGCATCCACCGAAGCCGCCATTTCGATCCAGGGCATCGCCAAGACCTATCAGGGCGGCAAGCGCGCGCTCGACGGAGTCAGCTTCGATGTGCCGCGCGGCCAGATCTTCGGGCTGCTGGGCCCCAATGGCGCGGGCAAGTCGACGCTGATCAACATCCTGGCCGGGCTGGTGATGAAGACCGAAGGGTCGGCGTCGATCTGGGGCTTCGACATCGACCAGCATCCGCGCAACGCCAAGGCGTCGATCGGCATCGTCAATCAGGAAATCCTGTTCGACCCCTTCTTCACGCCGCTGGAGACGCTGGAAATCCAGGGCGGGCTGTACGGCGTGCCCAAGGCGCAGCGGCGCTCGATGGAATTGCTGCGCGCGGTCCATCTGGAGGACAAGGCGAACGCCTATTCGCGCACTTTGTCGGGCGGCATGAAGCGCCGCCTGATGGTCGCCAAGGCGATGGTCCATTCGCCGCCCGTGCTGGTGCTCGACGAACCGACCGCGGGCGTCGATATCGAGCTTCGCCAGCAGCTCTGGGCCTATGTCCGCCAGCTGAACGACCGGGGCGTGACGGTGGTGTTGACCACGCATTACCTCGAAGAGGCCGAGGAGCTGTGCGACCGGATCGCGATCATCAACCATGGCCGCTTGGTCGCCAACGAACCGACCCGCGAACTGGTCGGCAAGGCGCAGGAAAAGGTCGTCGCGGTGACGGTCGACCGCGACGTCGCGGCGGTGCCCGACCATGCCAGCTTCGGCAAGATCGTGCTGAAGGGCACGCGCACGCTGGAAATCACCTATGCCAAGGACAAGGTGAATGCGGGGCAGGTTCTCGCGGCGGTGCAGGCGGACGGATATGGGATCGTCGACGTCTCGACCAAGGAAGCCGATCTGGAAGACGTGTTCCTGTCGCTCACGCGGAGTGTGAGCGTCTGA
- a CDS encoding pyridoxal phosphate-dependent aminotransferase: MQPSAALGRISPSPTLAITSRVMELKRAGVDVIGLGAGEPDFDTPDFVKEAAIQAIRDGKTKYTNVDGTPELKAAIAAKFARDNGLTYKADQISVNVGGKHTLFNAMVATIDAGDEVVIPAPYWVSYPDVVQFAGGVPVIVKAGPEQGYKLTPEALDAAITPKTKWVILNSPSNPTGAGYTADELKALGEVILKHPHVWVFADDMYEHIVYDGFRFATIAQVCPELYERTLTVNGCSKAYAMTGWRIGYAGGAPWLIKAIAKLQSQSTSNPCSVAQAAATAALTGDQSFLSTRNQAFQARRDMVVSMLNEIDGMTCPTPEGAFYVYPSFAPLIGKSTPSGRLIDSDEALVGYLLDDAKVAAVQGAAFGLSPAMRISYATSDALLREACTRIQTACAALK; encoded by the coding sequence ATGCAGCCCTCCGCCGCGCTCGGCCGTATCAGCCCGTCCCCCACGCTTGCCATCACCAGCCGCGTGATGGAGCTGAAGCGTGCCGGTGTCGACGTGATCGGCCTGGGCGCGGGTGAGCCGGACTTCGACACGCCGGACTTCGTGAAAGAGGCGGCGATCCAGGCGATCCGCGACGGCAAGACGAAATACACCAATGTCGACGGCACCCCCGAGCTGAAGGCGGCGATCGCGGCCAAGTTCGCGCGCGACAACGGCCTGACCTACAAGGCCGATCAGATCAGCGTGAATGTCGGCGGCAAGCACACCCTGTTCAACGCGATGGTCGCGACGATCGATGCGGGCGACGAGGTCGTGATCCCGGCGCCCTATTGGGTCAGCTATCCGGACGTCGTGCAGTTTGCGGGCGGTGTACCGGTGATCGTGAAGGCGGGCCCGGAACAGGGTTACAAGCTGACCCCCGAAGCGCTCGACGCCGCGATCACGCCCAAGACCAAGTGGGTCATCCTCAACTCGCCGTCCAACCCGACGGGCGCGGGCTATACCGCCGACGAGCTGAAGGCGCTGGGCGAGGTCATCCTGAAGCACCCGCATGTCTGGGTCTTCGCCGACGATATGTACGAGCATATTGTCTATGACGGCTTCCGCTTCGCCACCATCGCGCAGGTCTGCCCCGAACTGTACGAGCGCACGCTGACCGTGAACGGCTGTTCCAAGGCCTATGCCATGACCGGCTGGCGCATCGGCTATGCGGGCGGCGCGCCCTGGCTGATCAAGGCGATCGCCAAGCTCCAGTCGCAGTCGACCTCCAACCCCTGTTCGGTGGCGCAGGCGGCGGCGACCGCGGCGCTGACCGGCGACCAGAGCTTCCTCTCGACACGCAACCAGGCGTTCCAGGCGCGGCGCGACATGGTGGTGTCGATGCTGAACGAGATCGACGGCATGACCTGCCCGACGCCCGAAGGCGCCTTCTATGTCTATCCCTCCTTCGCGCCGCTGATCGGCAAGTCGACGCCCTCGGGCCGCCTGATCGACAGCGACGAGGCGCTTGTCGGCTATCTGCTCGACGATGCGAAGGTGGCGGCGGTGCAGGGCGCGGCGTTCGGCCTCTCGCCCGCGATGCGAATCAGCTATGCGACGTCCGATGCGCTGCTGCGCGAGGCATGCACCCGCATCCAGACGGCCTGCGCCGCGCTGAAATAA
- the tldD gene encoding metalloprotease TldD has product MTATDPRSFLYRDTLDPDAALRLTANALSRADDGELYLQYKRSEAFGFDDGRLKTASYDTHSGFGLRAVSGEMTAFAHANELSEAAIQRAAQTMALIDPAKGAAAPPPQGTNRHLYTATDPLDLIPFVEKVSLCQTIDAAARARDPRVVQVSVGLSGSWSVVEIVRADGFVATDVRPLVRLNISVVVEQNGRRETGSFGIGGRYLYDRLIARETWERGIDVALAQALVNLDSVAAPAGEMTVLLGPGWPGVLLHEAIGHGLEGDFNRKGTSAFSGRIGERVAAPGVTVVDDGSLADRRGSLSIDDEGTPTREVVLIEDGILKGYMQDRLNARLMGVAPTGNGRRESFAHAPMPRMTNTFMKGGQDDPAELLSRVKNGIFAKSFGGGQVDIVSGKFVFSCTEAYRIENGKLGAPIKGATLIGDGPSVLTRVKGIGNDFALDEGVGVCGKGGQSVPAGVGQPTLLVEGLTVGGTALAA; this is encoded by the coding sequence ATGACCGCCACCGATCCCCGCTCGTTCCTGTACCGCGACACGCTGGACCCCGACGCGGCGCTACGCCTCACCGCCAACGCCCTGTCCCGCGCGGACGATGGCGAACTCTATCTCCAATATAAGCGCTCCGAAGCGTTCGGCTTCGACGACGGGCGGCTGAAGACGGCCAGCTACGACACCCACTCCGGCTTCGGCCTGCGCGCGGTGTCGGGCGAGATGACCGCCTTCGCCCATGCCAACGAGCTGTCCGAGGCCGCGATCCAGCGCGCCGCGCAGACCATGGCGCTGATCGACCCCGCCAAGGGCGCCGCCGCGCCCCCGCCGCAGGGGACGAACCGGCATCTCTATACCGCGACCGATCCGCTCGACCTGATCCCCTTCGTCGAGAAGGTTTCGCTCTGCCAGACCATTGATGCCGCCGCCCGTGCGCGCGATCCGCGCGTGGTGCAGGTGTCGGTCGGCTTGTCGGGCAGCTGGAGCGTGGTCGAGATCGTCCGGGCCGACGGCTTCGTCGCCACCGATGTGCGGCCGCTGGTACGGCTCAACATTTCGGTCGTGGTCGAGCAGAATGGGCGGCGCGAGACGGGCAGCTTCGGTATCGGCGGGCGTTACCTGTACGACCGGCTGATCGCGCGCGAGACCTGGGAGCGCGGCATCGATGTCGCGCTCGCCCAGGCTTTGGTCAATCTTGACTCGGTCGCCGCACCGGCGGGCGAGATGACCGTGCTGCTCGGGCCGGGCTGGCCGGGCGTGCTGCTGCACGAGGCGATCGGGCACGGGCTGGAGGGTGACTTCAATCGCAAGGGCACCTCGGCATTCTCGGGGCGCATCGGCGAGCGGGTCGCGGCCCCCGGCGTCACCGTGGTCGATGACGGCAGCCTGGCCGACCGGCGCGGTTCGCTGTCGATCGATGACGAGGGCACGCCGACGCGCGAGGTCGTGCTGATCGAGGACGGCATCCTGAAGGGTTATATGCAGGACCGGCTCAACGCGCGGCTGATGGGCGTCGCGCCGACCGGCAATGGCCGCCGCGAGAGCTTCGCCCATGCGCCGATGCCGCGCATGACCAACACCTTCATGAAGGGCGGGCAGGACGATCCCGCCGAGCTCCTGTCGCGGGTGAAGAACGGCATCTTCGCCAAGTCCTTCGGCGGCGGTCAGGTTGATATCGTGTCGGGCAAGTTCGTCTTTTCCTGCACCGAGGCGTACCGGATCGAGAACGGGAAGCTCGGCGCGCCGATCAAGGGGGCGACGCTGATCGGCGACGGGCCGAGCGTGCTGACGCGGGTCAAGGGCATCGGCAACGACTTCGCGCTGGACGAGGGCGTCGGCGTCTGCGGCAAGGGCGGGCAGAGCGTACCCGCGGGCGTGGGCCAGCCGACGCTGCTGGTCGAGGGGCTGACGGTCGGCGGGACGGCGCTGGCGGCGTAG
- a CDS encoding P-II family nitrogen regulator — MKLIIAIIKPFKLDEVREALTTLGVAGMTVTEVKGFGRQKGQTEIYRGAEYSTNMVPKIKIEVVCASEIADRVVESIQAAANTGAIGDGKIFMLDVGQAVRIRTGETDESAL, encoded by the coding sequence GTGAAGCTGATCATCGCTATCATCAAGCCGTTCAAGCTCGACGAGGTGCGCGAGGCGCTGACCACTTTGGGCGTGGCGGGCATGACGGTGACCGAGGTGAAGGGTTTCGGGCGGCAGAAGGGCCAGACCGAAATCTATCGCGGGGCCGAATACAGCACCAACATGGTGCCCAAGATCAAGATCGAGGTCGTTTGCGCGTCCGAGATCGCCGACCGCGTCGTCGAATCGATCCAGGCCGCCGCGAACACCGGCGCGATCGGTGACGGCAAGATCTTCATGCTCGATGTCGGCCAGGCCGTGCGCATCCGCACCGGCGAAACCGACGAATCGGCGCTCTGA
- a CDS encoding zinc-finger domain-containing protein, with product MLPPPETTRVTQTRVACDGATDIPGGAALGHPRVWLQIDETGYVDCGYCDRRFVLIGGPADGADQATLPDHGDGAGR from the coding sequence ATGTTGCCGCCGCCCGAAACCACCCGCGTCACCCAGACCCGCGTCGCTTGCGACGGTGCCACCGACATTCCCGGCGGTGCCGCCCTTGGCCATCCGCGGGTGTGGTTGCAGATCGACGAGACCGGCTATGTCGATTGCGGCTATTGCGATCGCCGCTTCGTGCTGATCGGTGGCCCGGCGGACGGCGCGGATCAGGCGACCCTCCCGGATCACGGCGACGGCGCCGGGCGCTAA
- the pabB gene encoding aminodeoxychorismate synthase component I, with protein sequence MARPLPPFVLLDDARDGGAAARLYTRPVGIVTAHRVDEVPAALDALRAARARGLEAVGYLAYEAGAAFEPGVPPRAIDGPLLWFGLFDGYATVEPEAILPDPAGGWIGEMVPELDAARHAEQFAAVQALIEAGDLYQVNQTFRATAPVLGDPLALYSGLRARSRAGWGAVVATGDATILSLSPELFFALEGGKLTARPMKGTARREEDPAADARAVKALRDDPKQRAENLMIVDLMRNDLSRVARAGSVAVPELFAVEPYPTVHQMVSTVTADLAEGRDALDVLAALFPCGSITGAPKIRAMQAIAEIEDSPRGLYTGAIGRLDANGDAMFNVAIRTLVWPEGEAQATLGIGSGVVADSVAADEWDECLAKAAFLAGGRPEFDLIETMAFDPLEGIQHLEVHLARMKASAIALGFRFDRHDARNELQAATFRLRDVRRIRLLLARSGALVVEVGPAPARFDGVMPVRVVPLPVSPLDLRLRHKTSARGFYDAARAAAGTGEVVFETPDGLLTEGSYTSLFVPRGDVLVTPPLALGLLPGVLRAHLIETGRAIEGPLTRPDLRDGFLLGNALRGLFRAEMVAD encoded by the coding sequence ATGGCGCGTCCCCTTCCTCCCTTCGTCCTGCTCGACGACGCCCGTGACGGGGGAGCGGCGGCGCGTCTCTATACGCGGCCGGTCGGCATCGTCACCGCGCACCGGGTCGACGAGGTTCCGGCGGCGCTCGACGCCCTGCGCGCGGCAAGGGCGCGCGGGCTCGAGGCGGTCGGCTATCTGGCCTATGAGGCGGGCGCGGCGTTCGAGCCCGGCGTGCCGCCCCGCGCGATCGACGGCCCGCTTCTGTGGTTCGGCCTGTTCGACGGCTATGCGACCGTCGAGCCGGAGGCGATACTCCCCGATCCGGCGGGCGGCTGGATCGGCGAGATGGTGCCCGAACTGGACGCCGCGCGCCATGCCGAGCAGTTCGCCGCCGTCCAGGCGCTGATCGAGGCGGGTGACCTGTATCAGGTCAACCAGACCTTCCGCGCGACCGCGCCGGTGCTCGGCGATCCGCTGGCGCTTTATTCGGGCCTGCGCGCCCGGTCGCGTGCGGGCTGGGGCGCGGTGGTGGCGACCGGCGATGCGACGATCCTGTCGCTCTCGCCCGAGCTCTTCTTCGCGCTCGAAGGGGGGAAGCTGACCGCCCGGCCGATGAAGGGCACCGCGCGGCGCGAGGAGGACCCTGCCGCCGATGCGCGTGCGGTCAAAGCCCTGCGCGACGATCCCAAGCAGCGCGCCGAAAATCTGATGATCGTCGACCTGATGCGCAACGACCTGTCGCGGGTCGCGCGGGCGGGCAGCGTCGCGGTGCCCGAGCTCTTCGCGGTCGAACCCTATCCGACGGTGCATCAGATGGTGTCGACCGTCACCGCCGACCTGGCCGAGGGGCGCGATGCGCTGGACGTGCTGGCGGCGCTCTTCCCCTGCGGCTCGATCACCGGCGCGCCCAAGATTCGCGCGATGCAGGCGATCGCGGAGATCGAGGACTCGCCGCGCGGCCTCTATACCGGCGCGATCGGGCGGCTGGATGCCAATGGCGATGCGATGTTCAACGTTGCGATCCGCACCCTGGTCTGGCCCGAGGGTGAGGCCCAGGCGACGCTGGGCATTGGATCTGGCGTAGTGGCCGACTCGGTGGCGGCGGACGAATGGGACGAGTGCCTGGCAAAGGCGGCGTTCCTCGCCGGGGGGCGGCCGGAATTCGACCTGATCGAGACCATGGCCTTCGATCCGCTCGAGGGTATCCAGCATCTGGAAGTGCATCTCGCGCGGATGAAGGCGAGCGCCATCGCGCTGGGCTTCCGCTTCGACCGGCATGATGCGCGCAACGAGTTGCAGGCGGCGACCTTCCGCCTGCGCGATGTACGGCGCATCCGGTTGCTGCTGGCGCGCAGCGGGGCTTTGGTGGTCGAGGTCGGGCCTGCGCCCGCCCGCTTCGACGGCGTGATGCCGGTGCGGGTCGTGCCGCTGCCCGTCTCGCCGCTCGACCTGCGGTTGCGGCACAAGACCAGTGCGCGCGGTTTCTATGACGCGGCGCGGGCCGCGGCGGGGACCGGGGAAGTGGTGTTCGAGACGCCCGACGGCCTGCTGACCGAGGGCAGCTATACCTCGCTGTTCGTGCCGCGCGGCGACGTTCTGGTGACGCCGCCGCTGGCACTGGGGCTGCTGCCCGGCGTGCTGCGCGCGCATCTGATCGAGACGGGCCGCGCGATCGAGGGGCCGCTCACGCGGCCCGATCTTCGAGACGGATTCTTGCTTGGCAATGCGCTTCGCGGATTGTTTCGTGCGGAGATGGTTGCGGATTGA
- the msrA gene encoding peptide-methionine (S)-S-oxide reductase MsrA gives MAATAFGAVVLSSLPASAERAVPLPKATVDVPVSPRPQVAVLAGGCFWGMEAVFQRVKGVRSVTAGYAGGRREDANYAAVSTERTGHAEAIRITYDPAQVSYATLLRVYFAIAHDPTQVGGQGPDRGPSYRSAIFAQSPEQARVARDYMAQLTRAHAFPRPITTRIEQGSFFPAEAEHQDFYDRNPMHPYIVRWDKPKVAGFRAGFPDLARAG, from the coding sequence ATGGCCGCGACCGCATTCGGAGCGGTCGTCCTGTCCTCCCTTCCCGCCAGCGCCGAGCGCGCCGTGCCGCTGCCGAAAGCGACGGTCGATGTGCCCGTGTCGCCGCGCCCGCAGGTGGCTGTTCTGGCGGGCGGGTGCTTCTGGGGCATGGAGGCGGTGTTCCAGCGGGTGAAGGGCGTGCGCTCGGTGACGGCGGGCTATGCCGGAGGGCGCCGCGAGGATGCGAACTACGCCGCCGTCTCGACCGAGCGGACCGGCCATGCCGAGGCGATCCGCATCACCTACGACCCGGCCCAGGTCTCCTACGCCACGCTGCTGCGCGTCTATTTCGCGATCGCGCATGACCCGACCCAGGTCGGCGGGCAGGGCCCCGATCGCGGTCCCAGCTATCGCTCGGCGATCTTCGCGCAGTCGCCCGAACAGGCCAGGGTCGCGCGCGACTATATGGCGCAGCTGACCCGTGCCCATGCCTTCCCCCGGCCGATCACGACCCGGATCGAGCAGGGCAGCTTCTTCCCGGCCGAGGCCGAGCATCAGGATTTCTACGATCGCAACCCGATGCACCCCTATATCGTGCGCTGGGACAAGCCAAAGGTCGCGGGCTTCCGTGCTGGTTTCCCGGATCTGGCGCGAGCGGGGTGA